The genomic interval ATTGAAGTATTCCGCCAATCCTCCACAAACTCCTGCTATTATTTTGTTGCGGGATGACCTGTATAGTTTTTTATATTCACTCATTAAGAGCACCTCCTATCAAGCCTTTATACTTTTAGACTTTAAGTATTAAATTAACTACATAAAATATACATTGTTATATTATTTTATATTTATATCATTACAGTATTATTCAATAATTATTATATATCAATTAATACCATAGTATCAATTATTTTTGGGCATTTTAACATCAATATAGTAACTTTTTTTGAGGACACTGAAAAGAATATTTTGCCACTTCTTTTTTATTGAAATATCAATTATAATATAATATAATGTAATTATGGTAATTTTAACATATCTACCTGTGTTAAATGATAGAAACCATATAAATTATAATAAATAAAAATTAAACTCTAATAAGGGACAGGGAGTTGATATATCTTATGAAACTTGGGATTCACGCATATGCATGGTGTTCGCAATGGAGCAATGAAACACTCCATTTAATTGAAAGGGTTAAAAATCTTGGTTTGGATTTTATTGAAATTCCCTTAATGTGCCTTGATACTTTTGATGCACCTGCCGTAAAGGAAAAACTTAAACAGGTAGGCATAGAAGCTTGCACATCTACAGTGCTCTTAAACGATACGGATATTACCAGCGAGGATAAATCTATCCGTCAAAAGGGAGTGGATTACCTTAAGGCCTGTGTAAAAGCCACTGCAGAAATAGGCGCTTCCAGTTTTTCAGGCGTTGTATATTCCCAACATGTCAAGCCTGCTGTCAGAAGGCCTACTGAACGTGAATGGGAATATTCTGCGGATTGTCTTAGAGAAGTAGCGAAGTTCGCCCAGGATTATGGTGTAAATATAGGGCTTGAACCGGTTAACAGGTATGAAACATATCTAATCAATACCTGTGAACAGGCTTTAAAACTTAAGGAAATGATAGGAGAGCCAAACATAAAAATACACCTGGATACATATCACATGAATATAGAAGAAAAATCTTTTTATAAAGCAACCAAAATGGCAGGTAAGGATCTTATCCATTATCACCTTTGTGAAAATGACCGCGGTATCCCCAGCACCGGCCTTGTTGATTGGGATGGAATTTTCAAGGCCCTGGCAGAAATTAATTATAGAGGGTATGCTGCTCTTGAATCTTTTGTCGACTGTACCGATAACATGAATACCTGGGTATGGAGGCAACTGGCCAAAGATGGCGACACTCTTGTAAGGGAAGGAGTTGCTTTTATCCGCAGCATGCAGAATAAATACGGTTTATAATTCTTCAACTTGTGTTTTCCTTTTATTATTATTTCCAGACATTGTAATTAGCCCTGAATATCTCAAAAATGTTTAAATGCTCTAAAAGTATCTTCAGTCCAATTAACATTAATATGATACCTCCAAATAATTCCGCATGGTTTTTAAATATTAAGAGGCATTTCTTTCCAATTTCCACCCCAGCTAAACATACAACAAACGTTATTATTCCAATTAAAATTATGGATTTAAAAATCGGTACCCCTATAAAAGCAAAGCTTATTCCAACAGATAATGCATCCAGGCTCGTTGCAACTGCAAGTACAAATAACGTTATGTTGGTTAAAACTTCTTTCTTTGCCTCTTCCGGCAAGCACTTCCCATTATTATCACCATTATTGTTCTCTTTTCTTGCTCCGTATATCATTTTAGCTCCAATAAAGCTCAGCACTCCAAACACAATCCAGTGATCAAACCTGGTTACATATTTCTCGAAATTTATACCGATAAGCCATCCAAGCAGCGGCATTCCTGCCTGGAACAACCCGAAAGTCCCGCTTATTTTTAAAGCAGTATTAGTCTTCAAGTCTTTTAATGTAGCTCCATTAGTAATTGATATGGCAAAAGCATCCATGGATAATCCAAATGCCGTAAACAAAATTTCCAAAAAACCCATTATATTCATCCTTCCGTGTATTTTACCAAGCTTCTTTTCTTTTAGTGTGTTATTACTACTTATTTATTTTCCACTACTTATTCTTATTGTAGTGTTACAAACTAAAATGAGACTTATGCACAACAAAACGTTATACATGAGTCTCATTATTCAAGGCAAGCCAGACCCTTTGGCCAGTATGTTGACTTTGCCACACAGTATTACACTACCGTGCCAACTACTCCCTCATATTCCAACAAAATAACCAATAATATAATATAAACTATACTAAAATAGTTTATATTACTATGTATTATATTACAATTCTTTATATTATGTATTATACTACCATTCTACGGAATACTCAATATCAAAAAATCTTAGTTTTTGGTATATTGCTCAAAGCTAATGATATACCCATCAGCCTGCTTTTTAATTTCTTCTTCTTCATGTTGGGAACACTCATCGTAAACTCCTATAACCTTCATGCCTGCTGCCTTCGCGCCCATCACCGCAGGGAGAATATCTTCAAACACAACACATTCTTCCGGCTTAAGGCCAAGTTTTTTGGCTGTAAGCAGGTAAATATCGGGTTGGTCCTTCCCCTTTCCAACTTCATCTGCTGTTGATATGGCATCAAAATAGTGCCGTATTTCATTATTCTTTAAGACTGCTTCCAAAAGCTTATTACAATTGGTAGTGGCAAGTCCTATCTTAATACCTTTATATTTTAATAATGAAAGAAATTTCTCCACACCGGCCTTAAGTCTTATATTATGTGCGTATTCATAAAAGGCCATATCATTCCACTCATCCATAATGTCTTCTACAGGATCAGGAATTTTAAACCTCTCTTTAAAGTATAGAGCAGTTTCCTTGAAAGTCATATTTTTGATTTCAGTACTCAAATCATCAGGCACAGCAATACCTCTTTTTT from Bacillota bacterium carries:
- a CDS encoding sugar phosphate isomerase/epimerase is translated as MKLGIHAYAWCSQWSNETLHLIERVKNLGLDFIEIPLMCLDTFDAPAVKEKLKQVGIEACTSTVLLNDTDITSEDKSIRQKGVDYLKACVKATAEIGASSFSGVVYSQHVKPAVRRPTEREWEYSADCLREVAKFAQDYGVNIGLEPVNRYETYLINTCEQALKLKEMIGEPNIKIHLDTYHMNIEEKSFYKATKMAGKDLIHYHLCENDRGIPSTGLVDWDGIFKALAEINYRGYAALESFVDCTDNMNTWVWRQLAKDGDTLVREGVAFIRSMQNKYGL
- a CDS encoding HAD family phosphatase, yielding MRVWDKIDFDFLEKRGIAVPDDLSTEIKNMTFKETALYFKERFKIPDPVEDIMDEWNDMAFYEYAHNIRLKAGVEKFLSLLKYKGIKIGLATTNCNKLLEAVLKNNEIRHYFDAISTADEVGKGKDQPDIYLLTAKKLGLKPEECVVFEDILPAVMGAKAAGMKVIGVYDECSQHEEEEIKKQADGYIISFEQYTKN
- a CDS encoding manganese efflux pump — protein: MGFLEILFTAFGLSMDAFAISITNGATLKDLKTNTALKISGTFGLFQAGMPLLGWLIGINFEKYVTRFDHWIVFGVLSFIGAKMIYGARKENNNGDNNGKCLPEEAKKEVLTNITLFVLAVATSLDALSVGISFAFIGVPIFKSIILIGIITFVVCLAGVEIGKKCLLIFKNHAELFGGIILMLIGLKILLEHLNIFEIFRANYNVWK